A genomic window from Shewanella vesiculosa includes:
- a CDS encoding LysR family transcriptional regulator: MLKIDLLESFIAVAECGNLSKAADKICRTQSTLSLQVKKLEESVGQTLLIRDNKGVTLTESGETLLSYAYKMMQLNLQALDELKDCQNREVIRLGVPTDFIKCYLSSCLLEFIREFTNIELVIDTDVSGNLYKRLHQGEFDVIVATHWQAPVNGELLFTRRFHWAAAANGNAHKNKTIPVGLYPENCPIRAQVFANHQLSMRPIRVLLSTPSPQALSMAVENDLVIAPVAEFRINDKMQILDPLEHGLPPLPMFNESLYLNPDTQTYATLQLINLIKANVEHKGYQIN, from the coding sequence CAAAAGCGGCTGATAAAATTTGCCGAACCCAATCAACGTTGAGCCTACAAGTTAAAAAGCTTGAAGAAAGTGTCGGTCAAACTTTGCTGATTAGGGACAACAAAGGCGTCACCTTGACCGAGTCAGGTGAAACCTTGCTGAGCTATGCCTATAAAATGATGCAACTTAACTTACAGGCACTTGATGAGTTAAAAGATTGTCAAAATCGCGAAGTGATCCGCCTTGGTGTGCCAACCGATTTTATCAAATGCTACCTAAGCAGCTGCTTATTAGAGTTTATTCGTGAATTTACCAATATAGAATTAGTTATCGATACCGATGTAAGTGGCAATTTATATAAACGACTCCATCAAGGCGAGTTTGACGTGATAGTCGCAACTCACTGGCAAGCCCCCGTCAACGGCGAACTGTTATTTACGCGCCGCTTTCATTGGGCCGCAGCAGCTAACGGTAACGCCCATAAAAACAAAACCATCCCCGTGGGCTTATACCCAGAAAACTGCCCTATTCGAGCACAAGTATTCGCCAATCATCAATTGTCTATGCGTCCGATAAGGGTATTACTGTCAACACCATCCCCACAAGCGTTATCGATGGCGGTCGAAAATGATCTTGTGATTGCGCCGGTAGCCGAATTTAGAATAAACGATAAAATGCAGATTTTAGATCCACTTGAACATGGCTTACCGCCACTGCCGATGTTTAACGAATCGCTTTACCTCAACCCAGATACTCAAACCTATGCGACCTTGCAATTAATTAATTTAATAAAAGCCAATGTTGAGCATAAAGGCTATCAAATCAACTAA
- a CDS encoding anaerobic C4-dicarboxylate transporter → MMIIEIIIVLGSIYLGARMGSIGIGFAGGVGVLILTVGLGLTPGAIPIDVMLIIMSVITAIAAMQEAGGMEYLVSIAEKLLRKHPKHITFLGPMVTYFMTLFAGTGHTAFSTLPVIAEVAKEQGIRPSRPLSIAVVASQVAITASPISAAVVFFSGILEPFGVDYLVLLAVCIPSTFIACLIGAAVASMLGKPLAQDPIYQQRLASGLVNIRGETQVTLQPGARRSVAIFLVAIVAVMSYATAISDKVGLIVNPVLSRDVAIMLFMLSAAAAITWFCRLDASKISNASTFKSGMSACICVLGVAWLGDTFVSNHIDEIKAVAGTLLQSQPWLLSVALFFASMLLYSQGATTKALMPAALAIGVSPLTAVASFAAVSALFVLPTYPTLLAAVEMDDTGSTRIGKAVFNHPFLIPGVVTIVSSVLLAFLFGSLIM, encoded by the coding sequence ATGATGATAATAGAAATAATAATTGTGCTTGGGTCTATTTACCTTGGTGCAAGAATGGGCAGTATAGGGATAGGTTTTGCTGGCGGCGTAGGGGTATTAATTCTTACCGTCGGTTTAGGATTAACACCTGGTGCGATCCCTATCGACGTGATGCTGATTATTATGTCAGTGATCACCGCGATTGCTGCGATGCAAGAGGCCGGAGGGATGGAGTATTTGGTGTCAATAGCGGAAAAACTACTGCGTAAACACCCTAAGCACATCACATTTTTAGGGCCAATGGTAACGTATTTTATGACCTTATTTGCCGGAACGGGCCACACTGCATTCTCGACATTACCAGTTATAGCCGAAGTCGCCAAAGAGCAGGGCATACGACCATCTCGGCCTCTATCTATCGCAGTTGTCGCCTCGCAAGTTGCCATCACGGCCTCTCCTATTTCTGCCGCAGTGGTGTTTTTCTCGGGTATTTTAGAACCGTTCGGGGTGGATTATTTAGTGCTATTAGCCGTATGCATCCCCTCAACCTTTATTGCTTGTTTAATTGGTGCTGCTGTTGCCTCGATGCTCGGCAAACCGTTAGCGCAAGACCCCATTTATCAACAGCGTTTAGCCAGCGGACTCGTCAATATTCGGGGTGAAACCCAAGTCACTTTGCAACCTGGCGCTAGAAGGTCGGTGGCTATTTTTCTAGTCGCGATAGTGGCGGTAATGTCTTACGCCACAGCCATTTCTGACAAAGTGGGCTTAATTGTGAACCCAGTGCTGTCGCGCGATGTGGCGATTATGTTGTTTATGCTCTCTGCCGCAGCGGCGATCACTTGGTTTTGCCGTTTAGATGCCAGCAAGATTTCTAATGCATCAACGTTTAAGTCGGGCATGTCAGCGTGTATTTGTGTGTTGGGCGTAGCTTGGTTGGGTGACACCTTTGTGTCTAATCATATTGACGAGATAAAAGCTGTTGCGGGAACCTTGCTCCAAAGTCAGCCATGGTTATTATCGGTGGCATTATTTTTTGCTTCTATGTTGCTCTATTCTCAAGGTGCGACCACTAAAGCGTTAATGCCAGCTGCATTGGCAATTGGGGTGAGTCCATTAACGGCAGTTGCTTCGTTTGCGGCGGTGAGTGCGTTATTTGTATTACCAACTTATCCGACGTTATTGGCGGCGGTAGAAATGGATGACACTGGCTCCACTCGTATTGGCAAGGCGGTGTTTAACCACCCATTTTTAATCCCAGGCGTAGTGACCATAGTATCGAGTGTGTTATTGGCCTTTTTGTTTGGCAGCTTGATTATGTAA